One stretch of Armigeres subalbatus isolate Guangzhou_Male chromosome 2, GZ_Asu_2, whole genome shotgun sequence DNA includes these proteins:
- the LOC134209177 gene encoding uncharacterized protein LOC134209177, translating into MPVYYKHLPEISCKQNKSPLLHCFWLHINHFKFIPPVYGRYGNRQQSSGGFRGGNQGGGRSMNGGGFRGGDRNSGGSRGGMGGGGGFGGNRGGGFGGDRQANNGASLRTLKWTNEELTPFEKDFYKPSDFITNLSEGEVKGYLDKLEITLKGKNIPRPSMEFDHGGLPDYILEEANKQGFAKPTAIQAQGMPIALSGRDMVGIAQTGSGKTLAYIAPALVHLTHQDQLRRGEGPIALVLAPTRELAQQIQQVATDFGQRINANNTCVFGGAPKGPQIRDLERGAEIVIATPGRLIDFLERGITNLRRCTYLVLDEADRMLDMGFEPQIRKIMGQIRPDRQVLMWSATWPKEVRNLAEEFLNDYIQINIGSLNLSANHNILQIVDVCEDYEKDQKLMKLLTEISAENETKTIIFVETKRRVDDITRNINRNGWRAVSIHGDKSQQERDYVLNAFRNGRQGILVATDVAARGLDVEDVKFVINYDYPSNSEDYVHRIGRTGRSNNTGTAYTLFTNSNANKAGDLINVLQEANQVINPKLAEMAKPGMNRHGQRHNRYGNRYGGQQNRPPRDGGFGGQRNDGGNRFGGGGMNNGNKFGGPRGDAGGDKYGSKPAQNGGYQQRDQNRMPNGSGPPSGARPSRFSAPANAPPSFSSSSNGGNNYNKGNYQNGGSSGGNSGPTSNGYGSYKPYTSAPPSQNANGGASFGGYARSTQAAPAAYPSFGGALPQPGQAFAFPPPAVAMN; encoded by the exons atgcCCGTTTACTATAAGCATTTGCCGGAAATAAG CTGTAAGCAAAACAAATCTCCGCTCCTCCACTGCTTTTGGCTGCACATTAATCACTTCAAATTTATTCCCCCCGTTTACGGCAGGTACGGCAATCGTCAGCAATCGTCCGGAGGATTCCGAGGAGGCAACCAGGGTGGTGGCCGTTCCATGAATGGAGGTGGCTTCCGCGGTGGCGATCGCAACTCGGGTGGATCCCGTGGCGGAATGGGTGGAGGCGGTGGTTTTGGCGGCAATCGAGGTGGTGGATTTGGCGGCGATCGGCAAGCCAACAACGGTGCCTCGCTGCGCACGCTAAAGTGGACAAACGAAGAGCTGACCCCGTTCGAGAAGGACTTCTACAAACCATCGGATTTTATTACCAACCTCTCGGAGGGCGAAGTGAAGGGATACCTGGACAAACTGGAAATCACGCTCAAAGGCAAGAACATTCCCCGACCCAGTATGGAATTTGATCACGGTGGTCTACCGGACTACATCCTGGAGGAAGCGAACAAGCAAGGCTTCGCCAAACCCACGGCTATCCAGGCTCAGGGCATGCCAATTGCCCTAAGTGGGCGTGACATGGTGGGAATCGCTCAAACAGGCTCGGGAAAAACGCTGGCTTACATTGCCCCAGCATTGGTGCATCTTACGCATCAGGATCAGCTTCGTCGCGGAGAAGGTCCGATCGCACTTGTACTGGCACCAACGCGTGAGCTGGCTCAACAAATTCAACAGGTTGCCACGGATTTCGGACAGCGAATCAACGCAAACAATACCTGCGTGTTTGGAGGAGCCCCGAAGGGACCGCAAATCCGTGACTTGGAACGTGGTGCGGAAATTGTCATTGCCACACCTGGTCGTTTGATTGATTTCCTCGAACGAGGAATAACTAACCTGCGTCGGTGCACCTATCTGGTGCTTGATGAAGCTGACCGCATGCTTGATATGGGTTTTGAACCACAAATTCGTAAGATCATGGGACAGATCCGTCCCGATCGCCAAGTGCTCATGTGGTCCGCCACATGGCCCAAAGAAGTTCGCAACCTGGcagaagaatttttgaacgattacATTCAGATCAACATTGGATCGCTGAATTTGTCTGCAAATcataacattttgcaaattgttgATGTTTGCGAGGACTACGAGAAGGATCAGAAGCTCATGAAGCTGCTGACGGAAATCTCTGCGGAGAATGAGACAAAGACGATTATCTTCGTCGAAACAAAACGGCGGGTGGACGATATCACCCGCAACATCAACCGTAACGGTTGGAGAGCCGTGTCAATTCATGGCGACAAATCGCAGCAAGAGCGCGATTACGTTCTGAATGCATTCCGAAATGGACGCCAGGGTATTCTGGTGGCCACTGACGTCGCTGCACGTGGACTTG ATGTCGAAGACGTGAAGTTTGTAATCAATTACGACTACCCGTCAAACTCAGAAGATTACGTCCACCGTATTGGTAGAACCGGCCGTTCTAACAATACCGGCACCGCATACACGCTGTTCACCAATTCCAACGCAAACAAGGCCGGCGACCTCATCAACGTCCTTCAGGAGGCCAATCAG GTTATCAACCCTAAGCTAGCTGAAATGGCCAAACCGGGCATGAACAGACACGGACAACGCCACAACAGGTACGGAAACCGCTACGGAGGTCAGCAGAACAGGCCACCACGCGACGGAGGCTTCGGTGGACAGCGCAACGATGGAGGCAACCGTTTCGGCGGCGGTGGCATGAACAACGGAAACAAATTCGGCGGACCGCGCGGGGATGCTGGCGGTGACAAGTACGGTTCGAAACCGGCTCAGAACGGTGGCTACCAGCAACGTGATCAGAACCGAATGCCCAATGGATCTGGACCACCATCGGGAGCCCGTCCGAGTCGATTCTCTGCTCCGGCCAACGCACCTCCATCATTCTCGTCCAGTTCAAACGGTGGGAACAATTACAATAAGGGTAATTACCAGAACGGTGGCTCTTCCGGCGGAAACAGTGGTCCAACAAGCAATGGTTACGGATCGTACAAACCTTACACATCTGCACCTCCGTCCCAAAATGCTAACGGTGGAGCGTCCTTTGGCGGATACGCCAGAAGTACACAGGCCGCTCCTGCCGCGTATCCGTCGTTCGGTGGTGCTCTGCCACAACCTGGACAAGCATTTGCATTCCCCCCACCTGCAGTTGCGATGAATTAG